A single window of Streptomyces aquilus DNA harbors:
- a CDS encoding mucoidy inhibitor MuiA family protein produces the protein MSTDLDPIPLPVTAVTCLEDRAQIERSVTLELQAGVQRLRLGPVSALAVDPTLHAEVTTAEGEATVLDAKIVRAWTPRGPLPDADDSALRLRVHAIEEERSALERQRDRLRARLDLLSRLAADLLREIGEGAGHGETDTARWTAELDRVDDERDAHGEHVRTVEARLKALATELHQAEHAIELSERRQAELVGHVELTVQAATAGPARLRLSHLTACALWRPAYRAVLDGEHLSLETDAMVWQCTGEDWTDVRLALSTARSALATEPPHLTPDRLTLTDRSPAERRTVAVELREEEIAELGPAPVLGLPGVDDGGRTQVLRSPTPVSVPADGRAHRIPLSAADAVARSEYACSPELSPLVTHVVRCDNPAGHALLAGPVDLVGAGGFGGRGTLGFTAPGAPLELAFGSHDDYRVLREVEESRDSSALSQRTTVTRTVRVHLSRFSAPGEAGERVVTVRERIPVSEVSAVEVRIREDACSPAPDTVDAEGIARWDTPLPPNGRRTLTLVYDISASGKVTGL, from the coding sequence ATGTCCACCGACCTCGACCCGATCCCGCTGCCCGTCACCGCCGTCACCTGCCTGGAGGACCGGGCCCAGATCGAACGGTCCGTCACCCTCGAACTCCAGGCCGGCGTGCAGCGGCTGCGCCTCGGACCGGTCAGCGCTCTGGCGGTCGACCCGACCCTCCACGCCGAAGTGACCACCGCCGAAGGCGAGGCGACCGTCCTCGACGCCAAGATCGTCCGCGCCTGGACACCACGCGGGCCGCTGCCCGACGCCGACGACTCCGCTCTGCGTCTGCGCGTCCACGCCATCGAGGAGGAACGCTCGGCGCTCGAACGGCAGCGCGACCGGCTGCGTGCCCGCCTCGACCTGCTCTCCCGCCTCGCCGCCGACCTGCTGCGGGAGATCGGCGAGGGCGCCGGTCACGGCGAGACCGACACCGCGCGGTGGACGGCGGAACTGGACCGGGTGGACGACGAACGTGACGCGCACGGCGAGCACGTGCGCACCGTCGAGGCCCGGCTGAAGGCCCTCGCCACCGAGCTCCATCAGGCGGAGCACGCCATCGAGTTGTCGGAACGGCGCCAGGCCGAACTGGTCGGCCACGTCGAGCTGACCGTGCAGGCCGCCACCGCCGGCCCCGCCCGGCTGCGGCTGAGTCACCTCACCGCGTGTGCCCTGTGGCGCCCCGCCTACCGGGCCGTGCTCGACGGCGAGCACCTCAGCCTGGAGACCGACGCCATGGTCTGGCAGTGCACCGGCGAGGACTGGACCGACGTACGCCTGGCGTTGTCCACGGCCCGCTCGGCGCTGGCCACCGAACCGCCGCACCTCACGCCGGACCGGCTGACGCTCACCGACCGCTCCCCCGCGGAGCGCCGCACGGTCGCCGTCGAACTGCGCGAGGAGGAGATCGCCGAGCTGGGCCCCGCCCCGGTGCTCGGCCTGCCAGGAGTGGACGACGGCGGCCGCACCCAGGTCCTGCGCTCCCCCACTCCCGTCTCCGTCCCCGCCGACGGCCGCGCCCACCGCATCCCGCTGTCGGCAGCCGACGCGGTCGCACGCAGCGAGTACGCCTGCTCGCCCGAACTGTCCCCCCTCGTCACGCACGTCGTGCGCTGCGACAACCCCGCGGGGCACGCGCTGTTGGCGGGCCCGGTGGACCTGGTCGGAGCAGGCGGCTTCGGCGGCCGTGGGACGCTGGGCTTCACAGCTCCCGGCGCTCCCCTGGAGCTGGCCTTCGGCAGTCACGACGACTACCGGGTGCTGCGCGAGGTGGAGGAGTCCCGTGACTCCTCCGCGCTCTCCCAGCGCACCACCGTCACGCGCACGGTTCGGGTGCACCTCTCCCGCTTCTCCGCCCCGGGTGAAGCAGGCGAGCGGGTGGTGACCGTACGGGAGCGCATCCCGGTCTCCGAGGTCTCGGCGGTGGAGGTACGGATCCGCGAGGACGCCTGCTCCCCGGCTCCGGACACGGTCGACGCCGAGGGCATCGCCCGCTGGGACACCCCCCTCCCACCGAACGGCCGCCGCACGCTCACCCTCGTCTACGACATCTCGGCGAGCGGCAAGGTGACCGGGCTCTGA
- a CDS encoding DUF4232 domain-containing protein has translation MRYVNAVRGSAMAVIVTSAALAMSGCQPDGGGTDNGSSGATPSGAVSSAAPSTPDTPKPADSAPGASTPSASQPAPTASAPAPGGSAATCSAGSLKATARQAAVRPAGTGTGAAVVEFTNVSGRTCALKGHPTVAGAGNGSPEMNVPLTVKPTGATASVNVAPGGKAWVKLTFVQVQGEADGYCVSGSAPVVYPTMVVGLPGSGAHQVALDDGQFAECDDTVTVTAVSAVEPS, from the coding sequence CAGCGGCGCTGGCGATGTCGGGATGTCAGCCCGACGGGGGCGGTACGGACAACGGATCGAGCGGCGCCACCCCGTCCGGGGCCGTCAGCTCGGCGGCCCCCTCCACACCCGACACCCCGAAACCCGCCGACTCCGCTCCCGGTGCCTCTACGCCTTCCGCCTCCCAGCCCGCGCCCACCGCCTCCGCACCCGCTCCGGGCGGGTCGGCGGCGACCTGTTCCGCCGGCAGCCTCAAGGCGACCGCACGTCAGGCCGCCGTGCGGCCGGCCGGTACGGGAACCGGGGCGGCCGTCGTCGAGTTCACCAACGTGTCCGGACGGACCTGCGCCCTCAAGGGGCACCCCACGGTGGCCGGCGCCGGAAACGGCTCTCCCGAGATGAACGTGCCTCTCACCGTCAAGCCGACCGGAGCCACGGCGTCAGTGAACGTGGCCCCCGGCGGCAAGGCGTGGGTGAAGCTGACGTTCGTACAGGTGCAGGGAGAGGCCGACGGATACTGCGTGTCCGGTTCAGCGCCCGTGGTGTATCCCACGATGGTCGTCGGACTGCCGGGATCCGGGGCGCACCAGGTGGCCCTGGACGACGGGCAGTTCGCCGAGTGCGACGACACGGTGACCGTCACCGCCGTATCGGCGGTCGAGCCGTCGTGA
- a CDS encoding NADP-dependent oxidoreductase — MKAIQFHEAGGPEVLRYEEVPVPEVGPGEVLVRVHAAGINPPDWYLREGMKVMPAEMRPVLEFPLTPGTDMSGVVEAVAPDVRGFTVGDEVFGMLRFPGFDGRTYAEYVAAPASDLAHKPAGIDHVEAAGAPMALLTAWQYLVDLGHDVPSPFTGQVHQPVPITPGMTVLVNGAAGGVGHFAVQLAKWKGAHVIAVASGRHEPFLRKLGADEFIDYTTTRAADVVSGVDLVIDTVGGPDSARFLSVLRRGGTMLPVFFAEYDPEVTARLGITVSNIQVRSNGPQLAEISRLFDEGQLQVGVDSTYPLSEAASAHTRAAQGHIQGKIVLTVAPRHR; from the coding sequence ATGAAGGCGATCCAGTTCCACGAGGCGGGCGGGCCGGAAGTTCTGCGGTACGAAGAGGTGCCGGTTCCCGAGGTCGGCCCGGGCGAGGTGCTCGTCCGGGTGCACGCGGCGGGCATCAATCCGCCCGACTGGTATCTGCGTGAGGGGATGAAGGTCATGCCGGCCGAGATGAGGCCGGTGCTGGAGTTCCCCCTGACCCCTGGAACGGACATGTCGGGCGTGGTCGAGGCGGTCGCCCCGGACGTGCGGGGGTTCACCGTCGGGGACGAGGTCTTCGGCATGCTGCGGTTCCCCGGATTCGACGGCCGGACGTACGCCGAGTACGTGGCGGCACCGGCCTCTGACCTGGCGCACAAGCCGGCCGGTATCGACCACGTCGAGGCGGCCGGTGCGCCGATGGCCCTGCTGACAGCCTGGCAGTACCTGGTCGACCTCGGCCACGACGTGCCGTCCCCCTTCACCGGCCAGGTGCACCAGCCGGTGCCGATCACGCCAGGGATGACCGTGCTGGTCAACGGTGCCGCGGGCGGCGTGGGGCACTTCGCGGTGCAGCTGGCGAAATGGAAGGGGGCCCACGTCATCGCGGTGGCCTCGGGTCGGCACGAGCCGTTCCTGCGCAAGCTCGGCGCCGATGAGTTCATCGACTACACCACGACACGGGCCGCGGACGTGGTCAGCGGCGTCGACCTGGTGATCGACACCGTGGGCGGCCCGGACAGCGCACGCTTCCTGAGCGTGCTCAGGCGCGGCGGCACCATGCTTCCGGTGTTCTTCGCCGAGTACGACCCGGAGGTGACGGCGCGTCTGGGCATCACCGTGTCGAACATCCAGGTGCGTTCCAACGGCCCCCAGCTCGCCGAGATCTCGCGCCTGTTCGACGAGGGCCAACTCCAGGTCGGGGTGGACAGCACCTACCCGCTGTCCGAAGCGGCCAGCGCCCACACCCGAGCCGCGCAGGGCCACATCCAGGGGAAGATCGTGCTGACGGTGGCGCCTCGTCACCGCTGA
- a CDS encoding DUF4139 domain-containing protein — protein MKSEGVPRWASALDAVVVYAQGALCSRLARGTVPPDGRVLVTGLPRTVDPGSVRARVTGDSGARVTSVRVVVEAEPADGESADGLRQERERLEDACAAARERHERLLVRIKEITELRPVPPPRKRDDPDHHRRTPAEAWLTLADFVDERLTRLHERLAESEEELRRLEHDLAIAVDRCERASTAAPSGQVLTTVCAAVTLDGGTGEVDLEIEYGVPGAVWVPAYRLTCRQADDSGTLVLRAAVAQRTGEDWTGVRIALATADLGRATELPRLRSLRIGRRQPAPEPSGWREPPAGLADLFTAYDAAGPRPAPLSAPVHVGAVPRSPDVYGAALPPVPPSVSAADAPVPPAPPAYGGRPSAPAAPGGLPAPVASARAAQPRMAALHAAPQAAPAAAPAAPSGGMAPPPAPPAPPVGPPQPSSAELDYAALVLNGPAEPAARRGRLFPAPSFDPVAVEHRRRAEAVAALPLPAHAVRPRASAGSFDHRYDAVARADVPSDGTWHTVTVGRIPVGLRTEYVCVPAVEQRVYATLVLSNATDQALLAGPVEVRVDDDFVVAAALPTLAPGGARRMGLGPAESIRVTRRTSLKESTAGLRNNVTVLAHGVHVELANTLGGPVTVEVREQVPTTTEADIRIEEQADWTVPDDTASADHPDPGTRVWRVDLPAGGTATRSGGYEIRIPAAKALVGGNRRS, from the coding sequence ATGAAGTCCGAAGGGGTGCCGCGGTGGGCGTCGGCTCTGGACGCGGTGGTGGTCTACGCGCAGGGCGCGCTGTGCAGCCGACTGGCGCGGGGGACGGTTCCGCCCGACGGCCGTGTGCTGGTGACGGGGCTGCCCCGCACGGTGGACCCGGGTTCCGTGCGGGCCCGCGTCACGGGTGACTCCGGTGCGCGGGTCACCTCGGTACGCGTCGTGGTGGAGGCCGAGCCCGCCGACGGGGAATCCGCCGACGGGCTGCGGCAGGAGAGGGAACGGCTGGAAGATGCCTGCGCCGCGGCCCGGGAGCGGCACGAGCGGCTCCTGGTCCGGATCAAGGAGATCACCGAGCTCCGTCCGGTTCCGCCGCCGCGCAAGCGCGATGATCCCGATCACCACCGCCGTACTCCTGCCGAGGCGTGGTTGACGCTCGCGGACTTCGTCGACGAGCGGCTCACCCGCCTGCACGAGCGCCTCGCCGAGTCCGAGGAGGAGCTGCGCCGCCTGGAGCACGACCTGGCCATCGCCGTGGACCGCTGCGAACGTGCTTCCACCGCCGCACCGTCCGGGCAGGTTCTCACCACGGTCTGCGCGGCCGTGACCCTCGACGGCGGAACCGGTGAGGTGGACCTGGAGATCGAGTACGGCGTCCCGGGCGCCGTGTGGGTGCCGGCCTACCGCCTGACCTGCCGTCAGGCCGACGACAGCGGCACCCTCGTACTGCGGGCCGCCGTGGCCCAACGCACCGGTGAGGACTGGACCGGCGTACGGATCGCGCTGGCCACCGCCGACCTGGGGCGCGCCACGGAACTGCCGCGGCTGCGCTCGCTGCGGATCGGCCGCCGCCAGCCCGCCCCCGAGCCGTCCGGCTGGCGTGAGCCACCCGCCGGGCTCGCCGACCTCTTCACGGCGTACGACGCCGCGGGTCCCCGCCCGGCTCCGCTCTCCGCGCCGGTCCACGTCGGCGCCGTTCCCCGCTCCCCCGACGTGTACGGCGCCGCCCTCCCGCCCGTACCTCCCTCCGTGAGCGCCGCCGATGCTCCCGTCCCGCCCGCCCCTCCGGCGTACGGCGGCAGGCCCTCGGCACCCGCAGCACCTGGCGGCCTCCCGGCACCGGTCGCGTCCGCGCGAGCGGCGCAGCCGAGGATGGCGGCCCTCCACGCCGCGCCCCAGGCCGCCCCCGCGGCCGCACCAGCGGCGCCCTCCGGGGGGATGGCCCCGCCGCCGGCGCCACCCGCCCCACCCGTCGGCCCACCGCAGCCCAGCAGCGCCGAACTCGACTACGCCGCGCTCGTCCTCAACGGCCCCGCCGAACCGGCGGCCCGCAGGGGAAGGCTGTTCCCCGCCCCGTCCTTCGACCCGGTGGCCGTGGAGCACCGCCGACGGGCCGAGGCGGTCGCCGCGCTGCCGCTGCCCGCACACGCCGTGCGGCCCCGCGCGTCGGCGGGCTCCTTCGACCACCGCTACGACGCCGTCGCCCGCGCCGACGTTCCCTCGGACGGCACCTGGCACACCGTCACCGTCGGCCGGATCCCGGTCGGTCTGCGGACCGAGTACGTCTGTGTGCCGGCGGTGGAGCAGCGGGTGTACGCGACTCTGGTGCTGTCGAACGCCACCGATCAGGCGCTCCTGGCCGGTCCCGTCGAGGTCCGGGTGGACGACGACTTCGTGGTCGCTGCCGCGCTGCCCACCCTCGCCCCGGGCGGCGCCCGGCGGATGGGCCTCGGGCCGGCCGAGAGCATCCGGGTCACCCGCCGCACCAGCCTCAAGGAGTCGACGGCCGGACTGCGCAACAACGTGACCGTGCTCGCCCACGGCGTCCATGTGGAGCTGGCCAACACCCTTGGCGGGCCCGTCACCGTCGAAGTCCGCGAACAGGTCCCGACCACGACCGAGGCGGACATCCGCATCGAGGAACAGGCCGACTGGACCGTCCCCGACGACACCGCTTCCGCCGACCACCCCGACCCCGGCACGCGCGTGTGGCGCGTGGACCTGCCCGCCGGAGGCACCGCCACCCGCAGCGGCGGCTACGAGATCCGCATCCCGGCCGCGAAGGCCCTGGTCGGCGGCAACCGCAGGAGCTGA
- a CDS encoding serine/threonine-protein kinase: MSGQRPEPTDDAGTALRRTGASPLRPGDPRRVGPWVPVALLGSGGMGRVYLARPAHDGPGLVAAKVIRPEYAEDPRFRRRFEREAAVHARLRMPYAPRLCGTGFDDDLLWMATDYIPGFDLAETVREDAPLTTDSVWRLVADLGQALAGLGAEDIVHRDLKPSNVLLSVHGAHVIDFGVSKAADASAITGTGNRVGTPAYMSPEHLKEGRSDIRSDVFSLAGTLVYAATGRAPFGDGTGVDVMHRVAYENANPEVLGEIAAADPDLGRLLTACLAKEPAERPTPQELIDAAAARTVPAAWPEPLGANLLDRQQAYETLRRLPVSALTRPPSPVLPAARLSARVPSPVPSPVARPVPVEPGPQPAPSGPPDRAGTSSPRGRRALWIAAASLSACVLAAATYWSLPEERPATADAPETGTRSGSTISTLPGGRTPAPAPSGTSGLTRPDVDGAADKGVNDGTETATSPTEAQPSADADPSHTAPAPTASPTLTPSPTASTGTAPWLSECTYYAGNGRTRLGDSGKRVQQVQCMLTKRGYSVGSTGVDGEFGTGTQAAVEAFQSDRGLQADGVVAHDTWGALRDTD, translated from the coding sequence TTGTCCGGACAGCGGCCGGAGCCTACGGACGACGCGGGTACCGCGCTGCGGCGGACCGGTGCCTCGCCCCTGCGGCCCGGCGACCCGCGACGGGTCGGCCCCTGGGTGCCCGTGGCGCTGCTCGGCAGCGGCGGTATGGGACGGGTCTATCTGGCGCGCCCCGCGCACGACGGCCCCGGGCTGGTCGCGGCCAAGGTGATCAGGCCGGAGTACGCGGAGGACCCCAGATTCCGGCGCCGCTTCGAACGGGAAGCGGCGGTTCACGCCCGTCTGCGCATGCCGTACGCGCCCCGGTTGTGCGGCACTGGCTTCGACGACGACCTGCTGTGGATGGCGACCGACTACATCCCCGGCTTCGACCTGGCCGAGACCGTACGCGAGGACGCGCCCCTGACGACGGACTCCGTCTGGCGCCTGGTGGCCGACCTCGGGCAGGCCCTGGCGGGGCTCGGTGCCGAGGACATCGTGCACCGGGACCTGAAGCCGTCCAACGTACTGCTGTCCGTCCACGGCGCCCATGTGATCGACTTCGGGGTCTCCAAGGCCGCCGACGCCAGTGCCATCACCGGTACGGGCAATCGCGTCGGGACTCCCGCGTACATGTCGCCCGAGCACCTCAAGGAGGGCCGCTCCGACATCCGGTCAGATGTGTTCTCGCTGGCCGGGACCCTGGTCTACGCGGCCACCGGACGCGCGCCGTTCGGCGACGGCACGGGCGTCGACGTCATGCACCGGGTGGCGTACGAGAACGCGAACCCCGAGGTCCTCGGCGAGATCGCGGCGGCGGACCCGGACCTCGGCCGCTTGCTGACCGCCTGCCTGGCCAAGGAGCCCGCGGAGCGGCCCACCCCGCAGGAACTGATCGACGCCGCCGCGGCGCGTACGGTGCCGGCCGCCTGGCCCGAGCCGCTGGGCGCCAACCTGCTTGACCGGCAACAGGCTTACGAGACCCTGCGCCGCCTGCCCGTGTCGGCCCTGACCCGCCCGCCCTCGCCGGTCCTCCCCGCCGCGCGCCTCTCCGCGCGCGTCCCCAGCCCTGTTCCGTCACCCGTGGCACGACCGGTACCGGTCGAACCCGGCCCGCAGCCGGCGCCGTCGGGGCCGCCTGACCGGGCCGGGACGTCGTCCCCGCGCGGCAGACGGGCGTTATGGATCGCCGCCGCCTCCCTCTCGGCCTGCGTCCTGGCTGCGGCGACCTACTGGAGCCTCCCCGAGGAGCGGCCCGCGACCGCCGACGCCCCGGAAACCGGCACCCGCTCCGGCAGCACCATCTCCACCCTGCCCGGAGGCCGTACGCCCGCCCCCGCGCCCTCGGGCACCAGCGGCCTGACCCGCCCGGACGTCGACGGCGCCGCAGACAAGGGCGTCAACGACGGCACGGAGACGGCCACTTCGCCGACCGAGGCCCAGCCCTCCGCCGACGCCGACCCGAGCCACACCGCTCCGGCTCCCACGGCCTCCCCCACCCTCACCCCCTCCCCCACCGCGTCCACCGGCACCGCCCCGTGGCTCTCCGAGTGCACCTACTACGCCGGCAACGGACGCACCCGCCTCGGTGACAGCGGCAAACGCGTACAACAGGTGCAGTGCATGCTGACCAAGCGCGGATACAGCGTCGGAAGCACAGGCGTCGACGGGGAGTTCGGGACCGGCACCCAGGCCGCGGTGGAAGCGTTCCAGAGCGACCGGGGCCTGCAAGCCGACGGAGTGGTGGCACACGACACCTGGGGCGCCCTGCGCGACACCGACTGA
- a CDS encoding GNAT family N-acetyltransferase, which translates to MIRSLLRRHRAGSGSAIPDACTPGRHALATRHLLFYTPVTKLDALAAIAAGADPDAQHWQGNQMDQVVPDADTRRTLLGMGPAGATPRWFIRSNPELAEPFEPSPELPEFMVCVHRDSGRYAGYLELHPDSAEIGGNLAPDHRGQGLGSELFLAGAEFAHSHAGLPTVRAGTATENLACRRALERAGFVPAPGPPRHTLPDGREMDSVWYRHEGAASVCARP; encoded by the coding sequence ATGATCCGGTCGCTCCTGCGACGTCACCGAGCGGGCTCGGGCTCCGCGATCCCGGACGCGTGCACGCCCGGCCGGCACGCTCTGGCCACCCGGCACCTGCTGTTCTACACCCCGGTGACCAAGCTCGACGCGTTGGCGGCCATCGCCGCGGGCGCGGACCCCGATGCCCAGCACTGGCAGGGGAACCAGATGGACCAGGTCGTACCGGACGCCGACACCAGACGGACCCTGCTGGGCATGGGCCCGGCCGGCGCAACCCCCCGTTGGTTCATCCGGTCCAACCCCGAGCTGGCCGAGCCCTTCGAACCCAGCCCGGAATTGCCCGAGTTCATGGTCTGCGTACACCGCGACAGCGGGCGCTACGCCGGGTACCTCGAACTCCACCCGGACAGCGCGGAGATCGGCGGCAATCTCGCCCCCGACCATCGAGGCCAGGGCCTCGGCTCCGAACTGTTCCTGGCGGGCGCGGAGTTCGCCCACAGCCACGCAGGTCTGCCGACGGTACGGGCGGGAACAGCGACGGAGAACCTCGCCTGCCGCCGCGCCCTGGAACGCGCCGGCTTCGTCCCGGCCCCCGGCCCGCCCCGCCACACCCTCCCCGACGGCCGAGAGATGGACAGCGTCTGGTACCGGCACGAGGGCGCCGCGTCCGTGTGCGCGAGACCTTGA